From the genome of Etheostoma cragini isolate CJK2018 chromosome 23, CSU_Ecrag_1.0, whole genome shotgun sequence:
aattttacttcataatctactatattgtctttatctcaatttcaaacaattgagataagtAATATGTTTAGGGAaggcaatcagtctctactagaacacaattaaaaatggaagtgtgatttgttattttgtcataaggttataagtcatgttaaaaatgtgatcattcttatcttggaaaaaacataagagGTCATATACAGAATAATGTTccgaattgagtcaggaatacatgtttatcacagaaaataaggtaaggccgttgattttcaggtaaaaaaaaggtaacttgtaccatttttcttcttgtaaaaatttgaaatgggtcaatttgacccaaataccatacaagggttaagttaaataaatagtATTTGTTGATTATGGCTCAATCATACAGTTAAtcaattattacaaataataattttgcaACAGAAAATAGTCAAATTCCAGTGGAGGAAAGGAAGTAAACCTAGATTGTGTAGCCTGTAGCTTAGTTGGCCCTAGGCTACACGTTGACAATTAGGGACTTGTACTTTCCATggatattttgttttcatgataCTTTATAGTAGCTACTTCATTACAGattgaaatattgtatttttactccactacatttatctgacagttttagttaTTTGCTTACTTTACTTACTGCTACAAATTGCTTTGCTGCTTTGCTTTTAAACCCTTatcatttatcttttaatattttagacaaGCTTTCTAGAGCcatttctccatccatccatcttcatccgcttatccattTCTCACcattttcctaattttctttCCACAATCAATCTATTCTTTAATGGAGAACTGTAGGCTACTGTAGCCTTATATGAACTCTaaatatccacacacacaaatcccaaAGTCAAATAGGACTTTAATAAAGGTTCATCATCATAACATTGATATAAATACATGACTCtgaacagaaaatacaaaaacaaatacaaaatatacaaaaagaaattatattaaaagcATGATTCTCTATTTTGTTGCCGCCCTTGAGCATCCATGGCATTAAAGCAACAGGGTTTCCTGTGTATTCTATAGGAGTAAAAGCCACTGTCCAGTTTttgcatctgcaaaagttttcAGTAAAAACTGGAAGTAGTCTACTGTATGAGGTCTGTGTTGGTTCCGCCACACACAATGAAGGGGGCCAAAGGGCTCACGAGGAACACGGCACTGATGAACACTGTCACTGACTGACTGTTCCTCCATaatttgtcctctctctctctctctccctgtctctctccctgtctctctctctctctctctctctctctctctctctcggcatCTGTTTACCCTAGGACCCATCGATCACACTGGGAGGAGTTTAGCTGCACGGACTCACATCTCTCTCCACCGTTGTTCTGCTGAAAGATATTAAAGATTTTATTTGGCAGCTCTGTTACTACACAACAAAAGGTTTGACAGACGTAGTAGTAGTACTTTactaaataacttttttttttaaacaatttgcaaaaacatgcctttttttgtctttgccttTAACTAAATTACCTGTTTTTGCAGTTTGGCTCAGAAAGTAGAATCAAAACTGATTTTGGCTATTACTCAGTGAATTGCCTAAATGAAGTTTATAATAAGTGAGATACATACCTTGTTGGCGATGGCCCGGAGTTTCCCCAGCAGGGAGGGTTTCTGGGTGTAGACTACGTCGTCGTCGGGTTCCTCCCCTTCAGCCAGCGCACAGCTGTCTGCAGCTGGCAGATCACACTCCTTGTTCGCAGACATCACCAGACGAGAGTACTTGTACTCCAACCTGACCACAGACCACAGAGGCCCCGTCATCATGAGACATCCATCATTACGACATCCAGTGTTGGGTGTTTAAAGGcgaatactaaaaaaaaaacttttctttaaacagGAAAGCTTTCATAGTATAGTTTAATAGCCAAAACACTGGTGACCCGTATTAAAACCAAAGGTAATATgactaaagtaaaaaacaacaaataaagtaaaagtaaagacatAACTGGCTATGTTTTagaaattttaaatatatacttCTATATATACTTCTTGAAAGAATCAGAGCCTTTGGTGTTGGTGACAAACAGCTGCTGACGTCTCTGCCTTTAAATGACATAACAGGTGATCTTAATGAGTACGTTGGCCTTGACTGAGACTGGTGGTAGCGTCTGATTGGCAGGTGCCTCTAacctcttgtttttcttccagaaAAAGCAGGTGAGAGAGATGAGCAGCACGGCCACGAAGGCTCCGCCACCAACCCCGACCTTCAGCCACAGAGCGATGGCCTCACACGGAGAGGAGGTCCTGGGAGGCAGCGGTAGGCCTTTGGTGCACAGCTTCGGCTCGTTCCACAAGAACAGAGTTTCCTGCGCGGTGACAGATGGAGAATTTCCAAATTTTTGCTTGTGCAAGCAGAGATTTGGCATTATAAGTCAAATAACGGTgtatatggttttatttttgaggttagttagagctgggcaatagggaaaataaaaaatctggatatttttgaccaaataaattaatgttgatATTGAGGCGAAATTGTAGTGTTGAAAATTGgtgctttcaaaaaatatttacgCAATAGGAtttctgataaataatcatcagttatttggatataatgactaaataGGTTAAGGCAAATAATGGAACAGCTATAACAGTGTGgttagttcagaaaatgacatcgcTGTACTGTgatacagcctttaaaaccgggaaaacacaggacttCTGTCATATTACAAAATTATGAAATCCAAAACTTAAGctaatatctagtctcatatattAATGTCGATATCAATTTACTGACTGGCTCTGGGTTATTAGCATGAAAAGCCAGAGGATTCGGAAGATATGACAATGTCAAAACACGTCTTGTGTTTATGATGAAAAATtgacattatgaattattattatgatttagTTTTAGTCCTAACATAACATACATCAgccttttagttttaaaaggaaaacagctgactaactgaaaaaaatcaatcttATACCACCAAGTTTCAGCGCAGGGCCTTTATGCATGCAATATGCAGACAGTCTAGTTTAACTATTTAGTTataataaattgattttttatattgtttactctTAGCTTAATGTGTTAAGCATGCTTTGATAAACACACAGAGTggtttgttgtgtatttgtctgaAGGAATTAAAAAAGTCTAAACTGAATGATGCAATTAACATATCTGGATATTGAACCACATATATTGTACCAGAACTCctttaaaatcaatcaaatctaTTTAGGCTACTTCTTAGATAATTGTCATAAATAATTGTTATCGtctttataaatataaaatgacaCTAATTTAATAAAGACTTGAGAGAGATTCATTAGAATTGCTGCTTAAAGAGTATTTCACCAGTTTGTAACTGTTTGCAAAATGCCACCATTGGAACACGAGCCTGGTTGGATTAGTTTGAGGTCAGGGTGATGTAACAGAATGAATGCAGGTGATAGCAGGTGTGTTACCTGGACGCCTCCCTTGCACGCTCCATCTATCCGGTGGTAGTCATCCTCGGTGCAGTGAGGACAGGCGCTGGCGCTCTCCCACAGGAAGTGAAACGTGCATCCATCGCATGTTCCTGCAGGACAGGCGctgcacgaacacacacacacactttcacagaCTTTCTGTAATTTGTTGTATTATGTTCACAACTCATATTAACTATCCGAAAGTCTTACAGTGTatgtttgcaaaaataaaacacaatctcATACCTAGAGTACATTTTCACCTACCTGGGCACAGAGAGCTCTCCTCGTTCCGACTTCTCGGGGTTACAGCGAACAGTGATGACTGAACTGCGACCCTGATCACATGAAGCCGTTGCCTGCGTTGACCTGAAAGAAAATAAGGACCCAgttaaacagcaaaaacatacactcactcactctgccTCCATATCTCATATTGTACCTGTAGAAGAAGTTTATGTCTGGAACATCCTTTAGGTTTCCAGGAAACAGCTCTGGTTTAGCATTCACGCCATCCAGAACGGAGTCTACTGTTGCTCCTGGTAAGAAACATGGataaagaaattaaaggaaaCATTACAAGCTGGTTATCATAGAGCCACATATTGCCATTTAACAAGTGTTGTACCAATGAAAACGCCCGCAAGGCTGATGGACTGGGAGGAAATGGCCATCCTGAAACCCCTCCCATCTGCTGGGATAATGGTTGATTGACATATGAAGCTGTCCACTGAGTTGACAAACTGAGCCAAGTCGCTTTGGTCGTCTTTGCTGGACACGTCGGTGACGTTATCTGTGCATACAGCGCCTCTCGTCCCCTGTGACAGACATGTGTATATAGCATGAAAATTAACATGTTATGTCATGATATGATATGGTTACGCTTGATGTTTTACTGCATCATAAGAAATAATTTTATCAAACTGGGGTTACGTCAAAACTTTTAATTTCTTCTGACATTGTGACTAAATCttcaaaataagaaaatggAAGCTACTGGAATATTTAATGTGGAGTCTGGGGGGAATAAATTTAAAGACTGAGAGAAGGAAAGTAAAGTAATACTGACAAAAACATCCAGATAGTCCAGACACCACTATCATTTTCAGgcaaaatataatttaacagaaatgaacaataaatcccccccccccctcaaattTTAGACATTTGCATTTCAGTCTTCAAGACAGCTAACCATGAGTGCAACAGCAGAATAAGTCTCCATTCTTGGACCACcacccaaaaataaaacatccagttaAAGGCCATGAACACCCATACAGGTGTTACCCATACAGTTCTTTTGGATTTTACCTCTTCCTAGGACTGTGTGAGGACTGACATCTTACTGAGTctccttttagctttgttgcacctgttaggAATGGACAGTTTTATCATTCTTATTGGTAGATAAGATTTGTGACCTAATAAATTCCCATCTAAGCTCCAGCCTACTTTAAACCTGAGCAGAGGTTTAATCAGCCAGCGTAACTATAATCATCTGCGTGGATGTTCAGAGGCTTTAAAGGAATCTCTAATCTCAGATGTCTAACTGCATTGGAATAGCAATTGTTGCTAATATACAATGATATAGAGTATGTGTGAATTACCTCGTGGCCGCACAGGCTGATGTTGAATAGGTGAAGGTACTTTGTGCCTTTGGAGGTGAAACTCGGCCCGATGGTCAGCGAGGCCACGTCGCTCAGGGAgctgaggtcaaaggtcagcgtACGGTTGTTCTCTGTGTGGGAGAAGGAGCAGTCGCTGTAGCAACGAGAGTGTtcctgaaagaaaaagaaacacatgaaCTCTCAACATGCAACATATTAGATGCACTATGGACACTACAAGCTAATGATAACAGTAAAGAATGagtaaaatcaataaataaaataactgttaTGTGGTTATTTAATTACAGACTTGCAACatcccatttttatttaatatgtttctGAAGCGTTGTTGACTGACGGCACTCCTTCTTCCAGTGTGTCCAGGGGACAGACAGCCAGCGGATAGGGTGGACATGTTTGCTTTATGTGAcacgtgacattgcttagagtaCCTTTAATGAAACAATCTGTTGTTGctgatatttacattttttacatagtaACTGTAAATCAAGCCTATAGTGGCTTAGCACTTACAACAGGATTTTTAGAAATTGATCTGGCCCCTGACACCACATTTAGACCAAAATTCTCCAACCAAACATCTTAAGTTTTCATAtatgttttttctattttgggTTTTCAGAACCATGGCGAGAGCTCCAAAGGGTTCATACAGAAATATAATatgaaaactatttcaaaagTTGGTAATGTATTGGTTTTAGTAGTCTTATGTGGCCCAAAAAGCACTCCCGACCTTTAGTTTGAGACACTCCGGCTTAACCCTAATTcaaatggttttgaaatagtatagagtaaaagttgacattttccagtctgtgattatccatcaacatacattcctttaatttgagtctaaatgattcctaatttctgcctttctaactcaaatattaggtagaATTTCCTGTAAATTAGGTTTAGTGACCATaacttccaaaaataactgtaaaactacagtTAATAAGATAGTGTTACGTCGTTTTAAAAACgtaaaataaagtgacaaacattgaaaaaagtgtcaaaagtgttgaaaaagggagaaaaacgtaaaaaaaaagaaaaaaaaaaagagttaaaaacaatgacaaaaagcgTAAAAGAAATGATAAACACAAAAGGTTCAACGGCTCATTGACAAAACCCAGAGTAGGACTGGGTAGTAAATGTCAAATCACTTTGGTTTCGACCAAAAGTTTTCCATAGCGCAATGTCAGATTTGTAATCTTGTTTTCTTATGCTTGGATCAGATAGTTcctgatttaatttaaaatgttagacTCTCTTtagtaaaacattttctgtctgCTTGTGTTCTGACaacaaacttttcttttgtttattgaaaAAGAAAGGTTGAGGTAGAAAAacctatttatatttattaaagaaaatgtttaaaataggATTGTTCTGGTGTCTGTACCAAAACCCAGGAATAACATCAGCACTTGTACCAAAAAAAGCCAGAGGAAGAGGTCTGTCTACCTTGTTGCTAATACTTCCGGGCCCACAGGCGACACATGCATCCTGGCCGTAGGTGTGGCGCCCTGCCAGGTGTGTGTTAGGTGGACACTCTTGGCACCGGTTGGTTTCTCTGTCGATGTAAAATCCTGCAGGGCAGGGGATGCAGGACGACCCGGCCTGCTGCGAGTTATGGGGTACCAGAGCGCAGGCCCGACATGATGACGCCACCCCATCCAGGACGTTTGTCACGCTGATGGAGTACAGCTTCACCATGTCACTGACATAATGACGCACCTACAAACATCCAAGCACAAGGTAGACACATGTGTTGAGGTATCTCATCTTAATACATAATGAAAGTGCATTTATTGTCACACTTGCACTTCCATGTAAAATAATTtgacaaataataaattaaattataccttcaataataaattaattatacCTTCAAACACGTGAATGCCCAGTGTTTACATGAAAGGGAATAAGGTGCTTTATGTGTGCGTGAGTTCACTTACGTCCAGAGCATGGTTAGTCCTCTGGAAGGCCCATGTAAATGAGACAGAGTCGTTCCTGGTCATGCTGTGTGAGTATGACTGTTTCCCTTTACTGCCTTCCCAGGACTCCACCACTGTGGTGCTCTTTCTGTTCACATCCTGCAGGGGGTGGCGCAGGAAAACAGTTAGATGGAGAAAACACAGGTTGGATTACAAATCAATCTGCAGAACACTGTAATAAACTGGACCGCAGTGAGACAAACGTGACTATTCTGACTTGCTGGTCAAATAAGTCCTTTAATTACTACCTCTCTGCTCTAAACACACACGATCAAAACACATACCATCATGAAGTAGAGCTCACAGTCGCCAGAGCAAATGGTCTCAAACACAAAGGTTATCGAGCCGAACTCACTCCCAGTCATCCCTGAAAGTGAGGCTGGGACCCTGccaccaaaaacacaaacacaggcagagACTAAGATGATATAGACATAGAAATACTGAATGTTTAAGTGGATTTTAGCCGGCAATTACTTTCTGCAaaccttctttttctctgttaagACAGCTCTcttgattttctctttttatggTGTCCACACTTGCATAGATAATTGCAACTCTGTCACAGTAACAATCGGATCTCCCCGGAAAGAAAGCACACATACTTACTTGAAGCCAGGCACATGCAGGCTAAGGATGAGGTAGTCATTGTCTGAAGTGCCTGCCCCACTGCGGATGTGGTCCCCTGCAACCTCCCATCCTGATGAACAACAGACGTGATGCACAAACGTTATCTCACACGATATCTCACACTTATTATGTAAGGTGTGAACTCTGTTATTGTCCTCACCGTTCATGTCGTCACATTTGGAGTTGCCCACATTGAAACAGGAAGTCTTCATGTTGGAGGGCAGTACATTCCACCATTTATACTCGTAACCTAACACTGGCTCTGTACCCGCAGGGCACTTAGTGCACGCtggcacacaccaacacacacacaaacacacacacacacgcaagcttTATTTAGATACAACAATGGCATTTTTACTCTttggtaaaacatttgtttgcacAGGAAAATCTTTTCAGGAGTGGATAATCCATCCGAGTTCTCTGTTTTGAGACTTACCTTAGATAAATACAGATTCAAAAAGATTCCATTTATATGAAAACAGCACCACTGCTTCGGTAACAGTACGCTCCAGTTGGGAGCAGGTTTACCGTGTTGGCCATTTGAATGGGTCCCAGGTGGGCAGGGCAAACAGGTGGAGTCGTTGCTGTTGTAGTAGCCAGGGTTGCAGGGGGGGCAGGGCTCTCTCTGTCCCGTCACAGGCAGCTCCACGGCCCCTGTGATGTTCTCCACACAGATCTTTGGCTCCACCCAACGATACAACACCTGCGTCTATAGCAGACAAATCCCAGAGGTTATGATCAAGGGGGGATCAGCGTATTCTAATAGAGGGGCTTTACGAATATACAAATatagaagaaagaaatgtaCCCGGAGTAAAATTAACTgagatactgtacataaaaaacaaactacactATCAGCAATAGAGATgtgtttaatttctgttttttaaccctcctgttgtcctccggTTTCTATGTCAGAAACATGGCTTTCTATTCAACCAAATTTCCATCAGTACCGATTTATGATCATCTCATCCATAAACATATGTTTCTCTGACCTTAACTACTAGTCAAGATAATTCCTAATTGCTGCATTTTTTACTCAATAATTAGGTgtaatttcatgtaaattgaGATTTATTTGCCATCAGTTCTATAaagaagtgtaaaactagtggtaaaaAGTCATGAAGTTGGCCAAAAAGATGTAACACAGAATTGGGTGATCATTTATAGGCTactatgttttattaaacaggCAAATCAAACCGGAGAACAAGTTCacggtcgacaggaagacaatacGAAGGTTAAACGTCATCATGCTTTCTCAGCGCTTTCAGAGACGTGGATCAAAACAGGCCAAGGTTGTGTTGTTGACTTTGGATCAAATTACATGCAAAATGGTCACTAAGTCATCATTTCCTGTCTCATCACGTTGTGTGACTTCTCTAGTTTCTGACACAGTAATACCCTGAAAGAGCTGACAGAACGTATCCACTGTTTATTATCAATTTAAATGTGGTACAGTAAAAATAGGCAGGATTATCCTTCTGTGTGACTAAGTAGTGCGTTAAGGAAATGAACAAAAGGATACATGCAAACAGGCGACATTCATTATATGTCCTTTTGTTAAGTGTAAACATTAGACCAAAGATAAACAGGAATGCTTatcatgttttaaatataaaaccaaTCATGGGTGTTTTTGTCTTATA
Proteins encoded in this window:
- the LOC117938876 gene encoding UPF0577 protein KIAA1324-like isoform X2 — encoded protein: MREQVWVGWFPRYLVLIITAHTPFVSADLQRPCDETDYYYQYTECDSTESRWRVAIPLNPSSCSNLPPPIRGTDCSFSCPAGKFLEMTTQQCTPCAAGSYSLGSGLRFDQWDAIPAGFASLASFLDPGPNGEDILACNSSSWTPQGVYLESNRDECTVSLVYAVHLEKQGSVSFTYQYPDNNIFFEFYVQNEQCQEMAQTDDQKWIKVTNNGEWDSHTVNLKSGTNILYWRTTGILVGGKMVKPVLLKNIQIEGVAYTSECFPCRPGWFSSAPGSSSCQPCARNTFSIKGASSCTTCPEHYYSHEGWAECKVRPPCSEKDYFQIHTACDSEGKTQVLYRWVEPKICVENITGAVELPVTGQREPCPPCNPGYYNSNDSTCLPCPPGTHSNGQHACTKCPAGTEPVLGYEYKWWNVLPSNMKTSCFNVGNSKCDDMNGWEVAGDHIRSGAGTSDNDYLILSLHVPGFKVPASLSGMTGSEFGSITFVFETICSGDCELYFMMDVNRKSTTVVESWEGSKGKQSYSHSMTRNDSVSFTWAFQRTNHALDVRHYVSDMVKLYSISVTNVLDGVASSCRACALVPHNSQQAGSSCIPCPAGFYIDRETNRCQECPPNTHLAGRHTYGQDACVACGPGSISNKEHSRCYSDCSFSHTENNRTLTFDLSSLSDVASLTIGPSFTSKGTKYLHLFNISLCGHEGTRGAVCTDNVTDVSSKDDQSDLAQFVNSVDSFICQSTIIPADGRGFRMAISSQSISLAGVFIGATVDSVLDGVNAKPELFPGNLKDVPDINFFYRSTQATASCDQGRSSVITVRCNPEKSERGELSVPSACPAGTCDGCTFHFLWESASACPHCTEDDYHRIDGACKGGVQETLFLWNEPKLCTKGLPLPPRTSSPCEAIALWLKVGVGGGAFVAVLLISLTCFFWKKNKRLEYKYSRLVMSANKECDLPAADSCALAEGEEPDDDVVYTQKPSLLGKLRAIANKNNGGERCESVQLNSSQCDRWVLG
- the LOC117938876 gene encoding UPF0577 protein KIAA1324-like isoform X1, with protein sequence MREQVWVGWFPRYLVLIITAHTPFVSADLQRPCDETDYYYQYTECDSTESRWRVAIPLNPSSCSNLPPPIRGTDCSFSCPAGKFLEMTTQQCTPCAAGSYSLGSGLRFDQWDAIPAGFASLASFLDPGPNGEDILACNSSSWTPQGVYLESNRDECTVSLVYAVHLEKQGSVSFTYQYPDNNIFFEFYVQNEQCQEMAQTDDQKWIKVTNNGEWDSHTVNLKSGTNILYWRTTGILVGGKMVKPVLLKNIQIEGVAYTSECFPCRPGWFSSAPGSSSCQPCARNTFSIKGASSCTTCPEHYYSHEGWAECKVRPPCSEKDYFQIHTACDSEGKTQVLYRWVEPKICVENITGAVELPVTGQREPCPPCNPGYYNSNDSTCLPCPPGTHSNGQHACTKCPAGTEPVLGYEYKWWNVLPSNMKTSCFNVGNSKCDDMNGWEVAGDHIRSGAGTSDNDYLILSLHVPGFKVPASLSGMTGSEFGSITFVFETICSGDCELYFMMDVNRKSTTVVESWEGSKGKQSYSHSMTRNDSVSFTWAFQRTNHALDVRHYVSDMVKLYSISVTNVLDGVASSCRACALVPHNSQQAGSSCIPCPAGFYIDRETNRCQECPPNTHLAGRHTYGQDACVACGPGSISNKEHSRCYSDCSFSHTENNRTLTFDLSSLSDVASLTIGPSFTSKGTKYLHLFNISLCGHEGTRGAVCTDNVTDVSSKDDQSDLAQFVNSVDSFICQSTIIPADGRGFRMAISSQSISLAGVFIGATVDSVLDGVNAKPELFPGNLKDVPDINFFYRSTQATASCDQGRSSVITVRCNPEKSERGELSVPSACPAGTCDGCTFHFLWESASACPHCTEDDYHRIDGACKGGVQETLFLWNEPKLCTKGLPLPPRTSSPCEAIALWLKVGVGGGAFVAVLLISLTCFFWKKNKRLEYKYSRLVMSANKECDLPAADSCALAEGEEPDDDVVYTQKPSLLGKLRAIANKQNNGGERCESVQLNSSQCDRWVLG